The stretch of DNA GCGATCACGGGGATCCCGGTATCGGTGCGGTCGAACACGTTGGTGGGGCACGCGTCGACGCACTTGTCGCAGCCGATGCACGCGTCGGCCAGCAGCAGTTCGATCACGAGGCCACTCGCAACAGGCCGCTGTGCGCCGCGCCGGTCGCGGTCCAGACGTCATCGAGTCCGCCGGTGAGGATGTGGTGGTGCTGCGCGGGATCGAGGTCGGGATAGTCGGCGCGCTTGCTCATTCCGCGGGTTTCCGTCCGCGCGAGCGTCGAGTGGTACATCCACCGGCCCACCGCGGTGATCGCCGCGGCCTGACGGGTACGGACCCGCTCGTCCCCGGAGTCGCCGCCGAGCCCCAGCGACAGCGCCGTCCACAGCGACTCCAGTTCGTCGAGCGCGCCCTGCACCCGGACGCCGTCCCGCAGGTAGTTCTTCTCGTACGGGATGAGCTCGGCCTGGGCGGCAGCGACGACGGCGGACGCCGCCAGCCCCGACCGTTGCGTGGGCCGCAGACCGGCCCGGCCCGCGGGGCGGAGTTCGCCTGCCGGCACCCGACGTTCGGTTCGGGCGAACCGCGCGGCCCCGGTGCCCGCCCAGCTGCCGGACGACATCGCCCACGCCGAGTTGTGGCTGCCGCCGCCGGTGAAGCCGCCGCAGATGCGTTCGCGGGTGGCGGCGTCGCCTGCGGCGAACAGTCCGGGCACGGAGGTGGCGCAGGTGTCGTCGACGACGTCGATGCCGCCCGTTCCGCGCACCGTGCCCTCGGCGAGCATGCTGACCTCGAAGCGGTCGGTGAACGGGTTGATGCCGCGACGGTCGAACTGCAGGAAGAAGTTGGGCTGGCCGAGCCGCATCTGGCGCTGCACTTCGCCGTCGGCACGGTCGAGCTGTGCGAACACCGGCTCGGACAGCAGCGTTCTCGCGATCACCGACCGCCCCTTGGTGGAGCCGGCCCCCTCGAGGACGCGTCCGTCGGCATGGAAGAACGTGGCGTAGCCGTAGTAGGCGGTTTTCGTGATGGTGGAGTTGGCGGGGACGATCGCGTACGCGTTGGAGAACTCCATGCCGGAGAACGTGGCACCCACCTCGGCGGCCATCAGCGCGCCGTCGCCGGTGTCGACATTCGTGCCCAGCGCGCGGGACAGGAACGCGCAGCCGCCGCTCGCGATGACGACGGCGCCCGCGGTGATCCGGTAGTCGCGGTCGTCCCGGCGCTGGTAGCCGGCGGCGCCGCGAACCTGGCCGTCGGTGTCGACGAGCAGTTCGAGGGCCGGTGAGTGGTCGAGGATCCGGACGCCCGCCTTCTTGATCCACGCCCGCATCCGGCGCATGTATTCGGGACCTTGGAGTCCGGTGCGGATCTGCCTGCCGGTGTCGGGATCGATGGGGAACGGGTAGCGGCCTTCCTCGGCGAGGAGGTTCATGTTCGTGTACGTCTGGTCGAGGACGCGGTCCATCCAGTGGTGGTCGGCGAGATGTCCGCCGAGCGTTTCGCGGCTGGCCTTGGCCGTCGCCCGCGCCGACGGGTCGGGGTCGACGTACCAGACGCCGGTGCCCGAAGGCGCGGTCGCGCCGCTGGTTCCGCAGTACCCCTTGTCGACGAGGACGACGTCCGCCCCGGATTGCCGTGCGCGCAGCGCCGCCCACGTGCCGGCGGGGCCGCCGCCGATGACGAGGACATCGGTGCTCAGGTCGAGAAGTTCGGTCATGAAGGGCGCTCCTGTCGAGGCGGAACTACGGCCCTTCAACGCTTCCCCACATCAGGGCCGTCCGCCATCGTCAGAATCAGCGTGAGCTGAACACAGGCGGCTCCGCCGCCCGTGCGCCTTTCTGGTTGTCCCAACTACCAAAAAGGCGCACGGGCGCTATGCGCCTTTGCCGTAGTCGACACTCAGCCAGTGCTCCGGCCGCATGCGGATGACGATCGCGTTGTCGTCGTACGCCTGCTCGACGAATCCGTCGACCTCTTCGGCGGGCAGGTAGCGGGCGGCGAGTCCGCGGACGACGTCGGCCGTGGGTGCTTCGTCGAACTCCGCCGGACCTTCGACGCTGACGTACCGGTACGGCGGCTTCTCGTCCTGAGCGACGAGGCTGAAGCGGCCGGCGGCGCGGATCAGCCGCTCCTTCAGCGAACCGCGCCCGGTCCACACGTATGGTTGGCCGCCGGGTTCGTAGCCGTACCAGATGGGCACGGCGAGTGGGGCGCGTCCGTCGCGGTCGACGGCGATCACCCCCACGTGCACGTCGGCGAGGAACTTCTCGCGCTGCTCACTGGTCATCGACAACTGCGACATGTCAGTCTCCGCTCTGGTGTTCGGGTTTCGACGGTGGTGCGGGGTCGAGCAGCTGGGCGAGGTGTTGCGACGATCGGGACGGGTCGAGCTGCCGTACCTGCATGTGGCAG from Rhodococcus opacus B4 encodes:
- a CDS encoding FAD-dependent oxidoreductase, translating into MTELLDLSTDVLVIGGGPAGTWAALRARQSGADVVLVDKGYCGTSGATAPSGTGVWYVDPDPSARATAKASRETLGGHLADHHWMDRVLDQTYTNMNLLAEEGRYPFPIDPDTGRQIRTGLQGPEYMRRMRAWIKKAGVRILDHSPALELLVDTDGQVRGAAGYQRRDDRDYRITAGAVVIASGGCAFLSRALGTNVDTGDGALMAAEVGATFSGMEFSNAYAIVPANSTITKTAYYGYATFFHADGRVLEGAGSTKGRSVIARTLLSEPVFAQLDRADGEVQRQMRLGQPNFFLQFDRRGINPFTDRFEVSMLAEGTVRGTGGIDVVDDTCATSVPGLFAAGDAATRERICGGFTGGGSHNSAWAMSSGSWAGTGAARFARTERRVPAGELRPAGRAGLRPTQRSGLAASAVVAAAQAELIPYEKNYLRDGVRVQGALDELESLWTALSLGLGGDSGDERVRTRQAAAITAVGRWMYHSTLARTETRGMSKRADYPDLDPAQHHHILTGGLDDVWTATGAAHSGLLRVAS
- a CDS encoding pyridoxamine 5'-phosphate oxidase family protein, encoding MSQLSMTSEQREKFLADVHVGVIAVDRDGRAPLAVPIWYGYEPGGQPYVWTGRGSLKERLIRAAGRFSLVAQDEKPPYRYVSVEGPAEFDEAPTADVVRGLAARYLPAEEVDGFVEQAYDDNAIVIRMRPEHWLSVDYGKGA